TAAGGCAAGCGCGAAGAAATCAACCGCACGCCGCTTTACGGAACCGATAAGCCAAAGCGGCCGCGACGTCACTAGGCCAGTCAGCCTAATGCACTGGTTCATTCAAACCAAGCCGAGGGCGACCAGGCCGACGACGACCTCGGAAGCAGGAAAAGCAACCCAGAAGGTGCGAAACCAGACACGATCACCTATGGGCAATCATCCACAACTTAGATCCACAGATCGAAAATAAGCCACGGCGCAACCGATCACGGCCGCCGACGGAACCGAAGAAGGCAACCAGGAATACGCGATGGACCGCCGAGAAGAAGGGGGGCGAGTCGCGCGGCAGTCCCGAGTCACGGCGTCGGATAAGGCACGAGGAGAGATGTCCGCCGCTTCCGGACCAGAGATGATCCATCCGACAGGAAGGCAGGTCAGGCCCGACGGCGAAACGACACACCGAGCGACCGACAGATTCCGGAGAGAACGGGGAGCCATGACCGAGCCGCCTGCGAGCCGGGCACGGAACGACGTCGGCGACGAGTTCCCACGCCGCAGCAGCGCTGCTTTCGCCGCGACGGCGCGCCGAAGCGACTCCCGTCGTCCGATGACCATTCCTCGGGCTACCGGGACTCCCGAGTCCAGGACGTCCTGCGATATGACCGTCGGGCGCGCCGGTCGGCTGGTACCGGGCGCCCGAGGCGCCGCGAACCGGGCGCTGCTCGGCGAGCCGAGACCTCGACAGTGCAGGCGGTCCGGCCACTGCACAGCACGGTCGGCAGGCGGCGGAGACCGGTCGCCGGGCGAAGTCGACGGCGCGTGCTCGGCGCATCGGCCCCTCGACGTCGGCGAGCAGGCTTCGCGGCAGGTAGCCCGGAGCGGGCGACGGCTGCCGAGCAGGCCGACTGCCGAGCGCCGAGCGGCCGACGGCTCAACGACGGGAATCCCCCGCCGCCTTCTTCTTGAGTCCCCGATAGTAGGCCCGCTGGTCCGGATCGAGATGTTCGATCGCGTACCGCAGCATGGTGCGAGGCATCGCTTCGGCGTACTCGTCCAGGAACGCGATGAGCCGGTCCGGCGCCTTGCGCCCCGCCTCGCGCACCCAGCCGCCTGCCGCCTTGTGGATCAGATCCTCCTCGTCGCCGAGCAGGATCTCGGCGATCGCGAACGTGTCGTCCACTTCGTCATGCCTGATGAAGTAGAAGGTACTGACGATCGCGGTACGCCGCTCCCAGATGTTCATCGAGCGAGCGAGCCGATACAGGATGTCGCGCGGCTTGTCGAACAGGTAGCCGCCGATCACATGCGGGGCGGCGAGGTCGACCAGATCCCAGTTGTTGATCCGGTCGATCCGGGACAGGTACAGCTCGTACAGCTCTTTCCGCCGCTCCTGGCCCGTCTTCTTCCGCCTGGCCTGCTTGTCCATGACGCTGAGCGCGCCTGCCCGCACCTCGTGGATCGGACTCGCCAACAGCCGATCGATCTCCGCCGGTGTCAGGTCGATGAACTCCTTCGCCAAGGCGAAGACCTGCCCCATACGCACGCCGATGAACTGATCGCCCTCGCCGTACTCGCCCTCGCCGGACTTGAAGTAGCGCTGAATCTTGCGCAGTTCCTCGTCCGAACGGTGGCTCTCCAGACGCTGGACGAACCGCTCGGCCGTCAATTCGAGCGTCATCCTGTCATCCCCTCTCGCCGTCTGACAGCGGGACCTCGCCACGCACAGCCTGCCTCCGACCGACCTCGGTCGGGGAATCCGAGCCAGTGACCGACGACCAGGTCGCTCCGGCTGCATCGATCCTGCCTGCCGGCCGTACCGAAGCGGCCGCTGGAGGCAGACCTGCGGAGCGGACCCTGGAAGCGGACACCTTATGAGACTGTCAGGCGCGGGACGAGATCTGCTGAAGCGCCCAGCGATTTCCGTCCGGGTCGCTGAAGAAGGCGAACCCGACGTTGTCCAGTGCATCGTCCTCCGTGCTCGACCGGAACCCCTCCGGTCCCGCCACCTGGACCTCGCTGATCTCGACGCCGCGGCCTGCCAGTTCCTCCCTGGCAGCGCGAATGTCCGGGACGACGAGTTGGAGCCCCTGGAGCGACCCCGGCTCCATCTCCACCATCCCCAACCCGAGGACGATCGAGCAGCCCGAACCCGGCGGAGTCAGCTGGATGATCCCCGGTCCACCATCGACCCGGGTGTCGTGGTCCACCACGAAGCCCATCTTCTCGGCATAGAACTTCTTCGCCCGGTCCAGGTCGGCGACCGGCATGGCAACCACTTCCAGCGTCCAGTTCATACGTGCCGTTCCTTCTCTCTCGTCTGCCTGCATACCTTCATGCCCGAGTTGACGTGTCACAACCTCGACGACGATCCGTCGATCTGCTGTCTCGGGTCGACTTGAGCAACTCGGCGAGGCGGTCACAGCCTTCGCCGAAGCCGCGGTCCATGGGGGTCAGGAGAGCAGCGTCACGGGTCTCTCGCGAGGGATGCAGCACCGTGCTGATGACGGTGGTCCGCTCGCCGTCCTCGGTGAACTCCGTGGTGACCAACGATTCGACATCCGGGGGCCACGAGTCGCCATAGGACTCGGTCTGCACCAGGCGACGGGGCACGACGATCTCGCGGTACACCCCGCGTTGAACCATCTCGACACCGCCGGGGCCCCGGGAGACGAAGCGCCATGCCCCGCCGATCCGAAGGTCGACCTCACACGTCACCAGGCTCCACCCGCGCGCTCCGAACCAGTGCATCAGCAGCTCGGGCCTGGTCCACGCCGCGAAGACCAGCCGCGCAGGCGCGTCGAAGGCCCTGGTCAACCTGATCTCCCGGTCCGTAGGGGTGGTGACCACCAGCCGGCAGGAGTCTCTCCCGAACGACATCAGGTGTTCTCCGGCTTCCCGTCCTGCCGTTCCACGGCCTTGAGCTGCTCTAGCACCGTGTCGAGTCGTTGGAAGCTCTCCTCCCTGGTGCGGCGGAACTCCTCAAGCCAGAGGACGGCTGCGTCCAGGGGCACCCGGTTCAGTCGGGAGGGTCGTCGCTGCGCGTCGCGGCCCCGCACGACCAGGCCTGCTCGCTCCAACACCTTCAGATGTTTCGAGACCGCAGGCTGACTGATATCGAAAGGCGCGGCCAGCTCCGTCACCGTCGCGTCCCCCAGGGCCAACCGAGCGATGATCGCGCGACGAGTGGGGTCGGCGAGCGCGGCGAACGTCCTGTCGAGCAGCTCCGGACTCATGCTTCATAACCCCCAGGTTTAATAACCTTGCGGTTTTGTACCGCTCAGCCTGCCGCGTGTCAAGTCGACCCGACTGCCACGCACGCCACCGAGTGACTACAGCGCGGCCGTCGACACCGCATCCACGAAGGTGCACCCGAGAACACGCGCGATCAGGATTGATCCTGGCTTCAGGCTCACGGGGTCGAGCACGGCGGCGCCCGAGGACACCGCCCGGTGCACGCCTGCGGCGCGTTCGACCGAGGCGGGCGGAGCCCGATCGACTGCCCCGGCGCGGTTCGGCAGGCAGCGTCGCAGGGCCCCTTCCCACTGAGAGGAGAGTCATGGCAGACAGCAACGCCATCACCGTCACGGACTCCGACTATCTCCGGCTGATCATCCACGGTGTGACCGCATTCGAATTACTCAGGACGGCGTTGGAGTTCGACCTCTTCGAGCGGTTGGAACAGGCCGACGGAATGACGATCGACGACGTCGCCTCGGCGATCGAGGTCGACCAGCAGCCGGCCCGAATACTGCTGCTCGGCCTCGCCTCCCTTCGGTTGCTGGAGAAACGCGGTGACGCGTATGTCAACAGCGCGGTGACGCGCCGCAAGATGCTCCGAGGCAGTCCACGATTCCTCGGCCCACTCGTGGACATCCAGGCCGAGATCATCAATGCCGGTATCGGTGACTTCGCCGAGTCCATGCGTCGCAACACCAATGTGGGGCTACGGCACCTCGACGGACCCGGCACCACGCTCTATGAACGCCTCACCGCGCATCCTCGACTTCAGGAGATCTTCTACGCGAACATGGGCGACGCGTCGAGCAAGGCACTCACACAGCTGCGCACGCTGTACGACTTCTCGGACATCCGCCACCTCGTCGACCTCGGCGGCGGGGACGGGACCAACAGCCTCGAACTCGTCAGGCACCACCCCGACCTGACGGTGACGGTCTTCGACCAGGAGAGCGTCACCAGACTCGCCGAAGCCAGGGTCGACGACCAGGACCTGCGACGACGAATCGCCTACCACCCCGGTGACCTGTTCGCCGACCCCTTCCCGCAAGGCGCGGATGCGATCCTGTACTTCCACCTCTTCGAGATCTTCTCCCCGGCACGCAACACGCGGCTCCTCCGCAAGTGCCATGCGGCACTGCCTGCGGGCGGCGTATGCCTCGTCTACAACTTCGTCTCCGACGACGAGGGCACCGGCTCCCTGAGCGCCGGGCTCGTGTCACCGTATTTCCTGGCCCTGGCATCGGGTGAGGGCATGACCTATTCGCCGGCCGACGTCGAACGCGCCGTGCTGGCCGCCGGTTTCTCCAGAGTGGAGCGGCACGACAACCTCGGATTCAGCCACACCCTGATCGTCGGCCACAAATAGGAACTCGCCCACTCGTCTTCTCACGACTGCCGTCGAGCCCCCGTGGATCTGTGACGGTGGAAGGAGGCTGTCCGCACGATGAACTCCTCCGAGCCCATCGCCGTCCTCGGGATGGCGTGTCGATTCGCCCAGGGCATCGACTCGCCCGCAGCATTCTGGGAGCTGCTCCACGACGGACGAGACACCATCTCCAAGGTTTCCGACGACCGCTGGGAATCTTATTCCTGGCGGGATCGGGAATACGCCGAGGCACTGCGCGATGTGACCAGGAACGGCGCCTTCCTCGACGACATACGGGGATTCGACGCCGACTTCTTCGGCATCACACCGCGCGAGGCGGCACTGATGGACCCGCAGCAGCGGATCATGCTGGAGCTGTCCTGGGAGGCGCTGGAACACGCGGGCATCCCGCCCTCCGACCTGGGCGGCTCCGACACGGGCGTGTTCGTCGGTGTCGGGTCGGACGACTACGGCAGGCGGCTCCTGGAGGACCTGCCCCGGATCGAAGCCTGGACGGGAATCGGTGCCTCCTACTGCGGAGTCGCCAACCGGGTGTCCCATGCGCTGGACCTTCGCGGGCCGAGCATGGCGGTGGACACGGCGTGCTCCTCGTCGCTGGTGTCGATTCATCTGGCCGTACAGGCACTGCGGGCGCGGGAGTGTCCGGTCGCCCTCGCGGGCGGCGTGCTGGTGATGGCCGCACCCGGCCTGTCGCTGGTACTCGACGCCGCAGGCGCCACGGCCGCCGACGGGCGCTGCAAGTCCTTCGACGCGAATGCGGACGGCTACGGCCGTGGGGAGGGCGGCGGAATGCTCGTGCTCAAGCGACTGACCGACGCGCGCCGGGACGGTGATCGGGTGCTGGCGGTGATCCGAGGCAGTGCGGTACGCCAGGACGGGCGGACCAGCGGGATCATGGCGCCCAACGGCGAGGCGCAGGCTCATCTCATGCACCAGGCCTGCGAGAACGCACAGGTCGACCCGGCCGACGTCGACTACGTGGAGGCTCATGGCACCGGCACGCCCGCGGGCGACCCGATGGAGGCGCGCGCGATGGGCTCGGTGTTCGGCGCGGGCCGTGCCCCCGGCAGACCGCTGCTCACCGGGTCGGTCAAGCCCAACATCGGCCATCTGGAGGCGGCGGCGGGCGTCGCCGGGGTGATCAAGACCGTGCTCGCGCTACGCCACGGCATGATCCCCCCGAGTCTGAACCTCGTCGTGCCCAATCCCGCCGTCGACTGGGAGGAGTCCGGGCTGCGGGTGGTGACGGAACCGACGCGATGGCCGGTGTCCGACCGGCCCCGGCTGGCGGCCGTGTCCGGTTACGGCTACGGCGGCACCCTCGCACACGTCGTGCTGGAAGAGGGGGACGCGTCGGAGTCCGGGGGGCGGGAGGCCGGACTCGCCCTGTACCCGCTGTCCGCAGGCAGTCCGGAGGCCCTTCGGCGGAACGCCGAACGCCTCGCCGATCAACTTGCCGCCTGCGACGCGTCGACGGGAGACATCGGCCACACGCTGGCCCTGCGTCGAACCCACCTGCCGTATCGCACCGCAGTGGTCGCCCGCGATCGGGAGCAGCTCGCCCTCGGCCTGCGTGCGTCGGTCGAGGCCGTCGCGACGAAGGCCGAACCACCCTCGGAGTCGGGACGGGCCACGGTCTGGGTCTTCTCCGGCCACGGCTCCCAGTGGCGCGGCATGGGCCGAGGTCTGCTGCGGGAGTCACCGGCCTTCGCCGAGGTGATCGACGCCGTCGAGCCGGTGTTCCGCGAGGAGATCGGGCTGTCGCCCCGCGCGACGCTGCTCGACGACGCGCCGCAGTCGGTGGACGTCGTGCAACCGATGATCTTCGCGATGCAGGTCGGCCTCGCAGCGGTGTGGCGGTCCCAGGGGCTGCGCCCCGGCGCGGTGCTGGGCCACTCCGTCGGCGAGATCGCCGCCGCCGTGACAGCAGGCGTCTTCACTCTCGAACAGGGCGCGCGACTCGTGTGTCGGCGGTCGGCGCTGTTGCGGCAGGTTGCCGGGAACGGCGCCATGGCGATGGTGAGTCTCGCCGCAGCGGAGGTGCGGCGGCGGCTCGGCGATCGCGTCGACGTCGTGGTGGCGGTCGAGGCGGCTCCACACGCCACGGTGATCTCCGGGGACGTGGATGCCGTCGCCCAGCTCAGCGCGCGCTGGCGGGCCGACGGCGTGGCCGCCCGCGCCGTCGACTCCGATGTGGCCTTCCACAGCCCGCAGATGGGGCCCCTGCTCGATGCACTCGTCGCGGGCACGGCCGACCTCGTGCCGAGCCCGCCGACACTGCCGGTGTACGGAACCGCCTTGGCGAATCCGAGGTCGACCGCGCCGAGGGACAGCCGATACTGGGCGGTCAACCTCCGGCAGCCGGTCCGATTCTCCTCGGCGGTCGTCGCCGCGCTCGAGGACGGGCACCGGCTGTTCCTGGAGGTCTCGCCGCATCCGGTCGTCGAGCACTCGGTGGAG
The Actinoalloteichus fjordicus DNA segment above includes these coding regions:
- a CDS encoding ArsR/SmtB family transcription factor: MSPELLDRTFAALADPTRRAIIARLALGDATVTELAAPFDISQPAVSKHLKVLERAGLVVRGRDAQRRPSRLNRVPLDAAVLWLEEFRRTREESFQRLDTVLEQLKAVERQDGKPENT
- a CDS encoding SRPBCC family protein, which produces MSFGRDSCRLVVTTPTDREIRLTRAFDAPARLVFAAWTRPELLMHWFGARGWSLVTCEVDLRIGGAWRFVSRGPGGVEMVQRGVYREIVVPRRLVQTESYGDSWPPDVESLVTTEFTEDGERTTVISTVLHPSRETRDAALLTPMDRGFGEGCDRLAELLKSTRDSRSTDRRRGCDTSTRA
- a CDS encoding VOC family protein, with the protein product MNWTLEVVAMPVADLDRAKKFYAEKMGFVVDHDTRVDGGPGIIQLTPPGSGCSIVLGLGMVEMEPGSLQGLQLVVPDIRAAREELAGRGVEISEVQVAGPEGFRSSTEDDALDNVGFAFFSDPDGNRWALQQISSRA
- a CDS encoding DNA alkylation repair protein → MTLELTAERFVQRLESHRSDEELRKIQRYFKSGEGEYGEGDQFIGVRMGQVFALAKEFIDLTPAEIDRLLASPIHEVRAGALSVMDKQARRKKTGQERRKELYELYLSRIDRINNWDLVDLAAPHVIGGYLFDKPRDILYRLARSMNIWERRTAIVSTFYFIRHDEVDDTFAIAEILLGDEEDLIHKAAGGWVREAGRKAPDRLIAFLDEYAEAMPRTMLRYAIEHLDPDQRAYYRGLKKKAAGDSRR
- a CDS encoding methyltransferase, coding for MADSNAITVTDSDYLRLIIHGVTAFELLRTALEFDLFERLEQADGMTIDDVASAIEVDQQPARILLLGLASLRLLEKRGDAYVNSAVTRRKMLRGSPRFLGPLVDIQAEIINAGIGDFAESMRRNTNVGLRHLDGPGTTLYERLTAHPRLQEIFYANMGDASSKALTQLRTLYDFSDIRHLVDLGGGDGTNSLELVRHHPDLTVTVFDQESVTRLAEARVDDQDLRRRIAYHPGDLFADPFPQGADAILYFHLFEIFSPARNTRLLRKCHAALPAGGVCLVYNFVSDDEGTGSLSAGLVSPYFLALASGEGMTYSPADVERAVLAAGFSRVERHDNLGFSHTLIVGHK